From Companilactobacillus heilongjiangensis, one genomic window encodes:
- a CDS encoding heavy metal translocating P-type ATPase: protein MNSDKIKLYGTLTIGFIAAVLEFGFHLNGYAQLIISILGLLLALIMFVDMIKVLKSGNFGIDLLAITAIVATISLGQYWAGWIVLLMLTGGDTLEEYAANKAKSELKSLLDNTPSKAHMIDNGHIKDVDIDDVKIGDELLIRPKEQVPVDGTVFDGQSEVDESSLTGESVPVNVAKGKYVMSGSINGENPFKITADKVAADSEYQAIVKLVKESETHPAHFVRLADRYAVPFTLIAYIIAGIAWYVSKDPIRIAQVLVVASPCPLILAAPIAFVSGMSRTSRNGIIIKSGTALEKLNSAQTVAFDKTGTITMGKLVVDQFKAANNFKPETVMAYAASIEQNSSHVMAEAIVNYAKERNLTLTDAEDLKEVTAEGIVGTIDGHVVKVGQGEFVTNEVVDEVKGSGVYISIDGKYAGVYSLLDQIRPESKSTIQKLKDFGIKNILMISGDKKEATEMVASEVGITKAYPSSLPADKVKIINGLSKEYHPTVMVGDGVNDAPALALADVGIAMGYKGANAASESADAVILQDDLSKVSLVVKIAHDTMKVAREAVLIGIFICIALMIIAAFGLIPTVIGALLQEVVDTVAILYALRARSDRL, encoded by the coding sequence ATGAACTCAGACAAGATTAAATTATATGGAACGTTAACAATTGGTTTTATCGCAGCCGTTTTGGAATTCGGATTTCATTTAAACGGTTATGCCCAACTGATTATTAGTATCCTTGGTTTATTATTGGCGTTAATTATGTTTGTTGACATGATCAAAGTTCTCAAGTCGGGTAACTTTGGTATCGATTTGTTGGCAATTACCGCCATCGTGGCAACTATCAGCCTTGGTCAATATTGGGCTGGTTGGATTGTTCTATTGATGCTGACTGGTGGAGATACGCTTGAGGAGTATGCCGCTAACAAGGCTAAGAGTGAATTGAAGTCTTTGCTAGATAATACGCCATCGAAAGCTCATATGATTGATAACGGGCATATTAAGGATGTTGATATTGATGATGTAAAAATCGGTGATGAACTCTTAATTCGTCCGAAAGAACAAGTTCCAGTTGATGGGACGGTTTTTGACGGCCAATCAGAAGTTGATGAATCATCACTGACTGGTGAATCCGTTCCAGTTAATGTAGCAAAAGGTAAGTATGTCATGTCAGGCTCCATCAATGGTGAAAATCCGTTCAAGATTACAGCTGATAAAGTCGCTGCTGATTCTGAATATCAAGCTATCGTTAAATTAGTTAAAGAATCAGAAACACATCCAGCACATTTTGTTCGTTTAGCTGACCGTTATGCCGTACCCTTTACTTTGATTGCCTACATTATTGCGGGTATCGCATGGTACGTTTCCAAAGATCCGATTAGAATTGCGCAAGTATTAGTTGTTGCTTCACCTTGTCCATTGATTTTGGCAGCACCAATTGCTTTTGTCTCAGGTATGAGTCGTACAAGTAGAAACGGTATCATTATTAAATCTGGGACCGCTTTGGAAAAATTGAACTCTGCTCAGACAGTTGCCTTTGACAAAACAGGTACGATCACAATGGGAAAATTAGTTGTTGATCAATTTAAAGCAGCTAATAATTTTAAGCCAGAAACTGTTATGGCTTATGCTGCTTCGATTGAGCAAAATTCTAGTCATGTCATGGCTGAAGCGATTGTTAATTATGCCAAAGAACGTAATTTAACATTGACAGATGCCGAAGATTTGAAGGAAGTTACAGCCGAAGGTATTGTTGGTACGATTGACGGACATGTAGTTAAAGTTGGTCAAGGTGAGTTTGTTACCAATGAAGTAGTTGATGAAGTTAAAGGCTCAGGAGTTTACATTTCAATTGATGGCAAATATGCCGGTGTTTACAGCTTGTTGGATCAAATTCGTCCGGAATCTAAATCAACTATTCAGAAGTTAAAAGATTTCGGTATCAAAAATATCTTAATGATTTCTGGGGACAAAAAAGAAGCCACCGAAATGGTCGCTTCAGAAGTAGGTATTACGAAGGCTTATCCTTCGAGTTTACCAGCTGATAAAGTTAAGATTATCAACGGTTTAAGTAAAGAATATCACCCAACTGTTATGGTCGGGGATGGTGTCAATGATGCGCCTGCCTTAGCTTTAGCGGATGTCGGTATCGCAATGGGTTACAAGGGTGCCAACGCCGCCAGTGAATCCGCCGATGCGGTTATTTTACAAGATGACCTCAGCAAGGTGAGTCTAGTCGTTAAAATTGCTCACGATACGATGAAAGTAGCTCGTGAAGCCGTCTTGATCGGTATATTCATCTGTATTGCTTTGATGATCATTGCTGCCTTTGGACTAATCCCAACCGTTATCGGGGCATTGCTCCAAGAAGTTGTCGATACCGTAGCAATCCTTTATGCCTTGCGTGCTCGTAGCGAC